The following are from one region of the Mesorhizobium sp. B4-1-4 genome:
- a CDS encoding DUF1003 domain-containing protein, with protein sequence MTARHFADMQPILHQNIQALVDHRQQQEEHRGIQMRIAGAISRFAGSMTFVYLHLAALVGWILANVGAIPGIPAWDPTFVILAMVASVEAIFLSTFVLINQNRMTEQSERRAELDLQISLLNEHETTRLIEMVAALTARLNVATPADEELPQLAENVDPRKVMTQIQEASRDRRKP encoded by the coding sequence ATGACCGCTCGACACTTTGCCGACATGCAGCCGATCCTTCATCAGAACATACAGGCCTTGGTCGACCACAGGCAGCAACAGGAGGAGCATCGCGGAATCCAGATGCGGATTGCTGGCGCCATTTCGCGTTTCGCGGGAAGCATGACCTTTGTGTATTTGCATCTTGCGGCGCTGGTTGGCTGGATCCTCGCGAACGTGGGAGCAATCCCAGGCATCCCGGCCTGGGACCCGACTTTCGTGATCCTGGCCATGGTCGCGTCAGTCGAGGCGATTTTCCTGTCCACTTTCGTGCTGATCAATCAGAACAGGATGACTGAACAGAGCGAACGCCGAGCCGAACTGGATTTGCAGATCAGCCTTCTAAACGAGCATGAAACCACGCGGCTGATTGAAATGGTGGCTGCTTTGACGGCGCGCTTGAACGTCGCGACGCCGGCCGACGAGGAGCTGCCGCAACTGGCCGAGAACGTCGATCCGCGAAAGGTAATGACCCAAATCCAGGAAGCCTCTCGAGATCGGCGGAAACCTTGA
- the coxB gene encoding cytochrome c oxidase subunit II: protein MGKLRCAGGIGALAVLLSGCSQWQSALHPQGGGARAILGLIWLFTAVSVVVWVLVVMALTMAVLHRRRGRQTGEPLATDRRREQNFFRVVATAVAVTIAVLIGLTFASFLTGKSNAALNGEALTIHLTGHQWWWEARYHLDGQSDIVTANEIHLPVDLPIRVELDSADVIHSFWVPSLAGKRDLIPGRPGAITLLVEKAGTYRGQCAEFCGYQHTHMAMTVVAEGRSAFDAWVARQRLDAVPPKEEEARRGQAAFLGTGCALCHRIRGTPAVGVVGPDLTHLASRGSLAADTLPLTRGALAAWIADPQSIKPGAKMPSIDLSANDLNAVVAYLEGLQ from the coding sequence ATGGGCAAACTGCGCTGCGCAGGGGGGATAGGGGCGTTGGCAGTCCTGCTTTCAGGGTGCAGCCAGTGGCAGTCGGCATTGCATCCTCAAGGCGGCGGCGCGCGAGCCATCCTCGGGCTGATCTGGCTTTTTACGGCCGTCTCCGTGGTGGTGTGGGTCCTTGTCGTGATGGCTCTGACGATGGCTGTCCTTCACCGTCGGCGGGGTCGGCAAACAGGAGAGCCGCTTGCGACCGATCGGAGACGTGAGCAGAACTTTTTCCGTGTCGTTGCCACAGCCGTTGCAGTAACCATTGCTGTCCTCATCGGACTGACCTTCGCCAGCTTCCTGACCGGAAAATCCAACGCCGCTCTCAACGGAGAGGCGCTCACCATCCATCTCACCGGTCATCAATGGTGGTGGGAGGCGCGGTATCACCTCGATGGTCAATCCGACATTGTCACCGCCAACGAAATCCATCTGCCCGTGGACCTGCCGATCCGGGTCGAACTCGACTCCGCCGATGTCATCCACAGCTTCTGGGTCCCGAGCCTCGCGGGGAAACGCGATCTCATCCCGGGCCGGCCGGGCGCGATCACGCTGCTGGTGGAAAAGGCGGGGACTTACCGTGGCCAATGCGCGGAATTCTGCGGCTATCAGCATACGCATATGGCAATGACGGTCGTGGCCGAAGGCCGCTCTGCCTTCGACGCCTGGGTTGCGCGGCAGCGGCTCGATGCCGTGCCGCCGAAGGAAGAGGAAGCCCGTCGCGGGCAGGCAGCTTTCCTCGGAACCGGATGTGCGCTCTGTCACAGGATCCGTGGCACACCGGCGGTCGGCGTCGTCGGGCCGGATTTGACGCATCTTGCAAGCCGCGGCTCTCTTGCCGCCGACACCTTGCCGCTGACCCGAGGCGCCCTCGCGGCGTGGATCGCCGACCCGCAGTCGATCAAGCCCGGCGCCAAAATGCCGAGCATCGATCTCAGTGCCAATGACCTCAATGCGGTGGTCGCCTATCTGGAGGGGCTGCAATGA
- a CDS encoding DUF982 domain-containing protein: MNDRMFDSPVFVKGGENTIQEIACLEDALEFMYEWPKNRRGPIYDTALRACQRAFDRDYPLSAARNAFAGFAKSAKVIEEVSAPLAWMTGKASQGGVAA, from the coding sequence ATGAACGATCGGATGTTCGATAGCCCCGTATTCGTGAAGGGCGGGGAAAACACCATTCAAGAGATTGCGTGCCTCGAAGACGCCCTGGAATTTATGTACGAGTGGCCGAAGAATAGACGCGGCCCGATTTACGACACAGCGCTTCGCGCCTGCCAGCGAGCGTTTGATCGGGACTATCCGCTGTCTGCCGCGCGCAACGCTTTCGCGGGTTTTGCCAAGTCGGCCAAAGTTATCGAAGAGGTCAGCGCGCCTCTGGCGTGGATGACCGGCAAGGCCAGCCAAGGCGGCGTGGCGGCTTAG
- a CDS encoding DUF982 domain-containing protein: MLSKPFKKPIRVWVGLGFPRQLNTVVDAYQFAMDYCGNSPEQRAAIRACKAALTGDIDAETARGVFVAFAEKKGLVADEWVPLPVKNERRNHA; this comes from the coding sequence ATGCTTTCGAAGCCTTTCAAAAAGCCAATCCGTGTATGGGTTGGTCTCGGCTTTCCTCGTCAACTCAACACCGTTGTCGATGCCTACCAGTTCGCCATGGACTATTGCGGCAACAGTCCTGAACAGAGAGCTGCAATTCGAGCCTGCAAGGCGGCACTAACCGGTGATATCGATGCGGAGACGGCGCGCGGCGTTTTCGTGGCGTTTGCCGAGAAAAAAGGCTTGGTGGCCGACGAGTGGGTGCCGCTGCCCGTCAAGAACGAAAGGCGCAACCACGCCTGA
- a CDS encoding alpha/beta fold hydrolase: protein MLVAAAFAALAGYNHARANRALASRAHGHVVEIDGARLHFLEAGTGVPLLLLHGNGSIAEDFTSSGIFEQAARTYRVLAFDRPGFGRSSRSRGRRWSACDQADLIHAAAAKLGIEEYLVIGHSWGAWIAIELARRHSASVAGIILVSGYYYPQPRLDLALAALPALPLVGTAFRHTLLPLLVRSAWPWAMKEIFLPAVVASEFAALAKEVASRPSQLRAVCSETAFMLAAALFAKAAYEDIAVPTGIVAGAADRLFDAERNARQLHAEIGGSLLDIVPGAGHMVHQSAPQSVLAMVDRIAQMHSWSRPGPSCEA, encoded by the coding sequence GTGCTGGTGGCCGCGGCATTCGCGGCGCTGGCTGGATATAATCATGCCCGCGCCAATCGGGCGCTTGCCAGCCGAGCCCACGGACATGTGGTGGAGATCGATGGTGCACGCCTGCATTTTTTGGAAGCCGGCACTGGCGTGCCGTTGCTTCTGCTGCATGGCAACGGGTCGATAGCGGAGGATTTCACGTCGAGCGGCATCTTCGAGCAGGCGGCAAGGACCTACCGGGTGCTGGCATTCGATCGTCCGGGGTTTGGCAGAAGCTCACGATCGCGGGGCCGGCGCTGGTCGGCTTGCGATCAGGCCGACCTCATACATGCCGCCGCCGCCAAGCTTGGCATCGAGGAATATCTGGTGATCGGGCATTCCTGGGGAGCATGGATCGCAATCGAACTGGCGCGCAGGCATTCCGCATCGGTCGCCGGTATCATTCTGGTGTCCGGCTACTACTACCCGCAGCCACGGCTGGATCTTGCACTGGCTGCACTCCCGGCCCTACCGTTGGTCGGCACCGCGTTTCGGCACACCCTGCTGCCATTGCTTGTGAGATCGGCCTGGCCTTGGGCGATGAAGGAGATCTTCCTCCCGGCGGTGGTCGCCAGCGAGTTTGCCGCACTCGCCAAAGAAGTCGCCAGCCGCCCTTCACAGCTACGCGCAGTCTGTTCGGAGACGGCTTTCATGTTGGCCGCGGCCCTGTTTGCGAAAGCCGCCTACGAGGACATTGCCGTTCCCACCGGGATCGTGGCGGGCGCGGCTGACCGGCTGTTCGATGCGGAACGAAATGCGCGACAACTGCACGCGGAGATCGGCGGCTCTCTCCTCGATATCGTTCCGGGCGCCGGCCACATGGTTCATCAAAGTGCGCCGCAGTCAGTCCTCGCCATGGTCGACAGGATTGCGCAAATGCATTCCTGGTCGCGACCAGGTCCCTCCTGCGAGGCTTGA
- a CDS encoding DUF768 domain-containing protein, whose product MSATVEFFRSWLQENVGNLPADTQVSIAVLAQQFEQDADAAGYGREIREEEIGHIEDAIQRALDQASENDPEGARIPPEESPLAPVVEALETSEEIGGSGTAPDEEERAT is encoded by the coding sequence ATGAGCGCAACCGTAGAGTTCTTTCGAAGTTGGTTACAGGAGAATGTCGGTAACCTACCTGCCGACACGCAGGTCAGTATAGCGGTGCTGGCGCAACAGTTCGAACAAGATGCCGATGCCGCCGGATACGGACGCGAAATCCGCGAGGAGGAAATCGGTCATATCGAAGATGCCATCCAGCGCGCGCTCGATCAGGCGAGCGAGAATGATCCTGAAGGGGCAAGGATTCCACCTGAAGAGAGCCCCCTGGCGCCGGTCGTCGAAGCCTTGGAGACCTCCGAAGAGATAGGCGGTTCGGGCACGGCCCCAGACGAAGAAGAGCGGGCAACATAG
- a CDS encoding FdhF/YdeP family oxidoreductase: MKPSVTDHVKIKRYNHPTGGWGSLKSLIRKAHGEGLLVSGIWSTLMRQNKSDGYMCVSCSWAKPAEPRPFEFCENGAKATLWDQTKRRCGPEFFAAHRVNELLDWPDHDLEKQGRLVEPMRYNEATDKYEPVSWDAAFREIGKELRKLDPRSVVFYTSGRASLEASFMYQLFARIYGSSNLPDSSNMCHESTSVGLPESIGSPVGTVQLEDFAHCDLMFFFGHNTGVTAPRLLHPIEEARQRGIPVITFNPLPERGLERFKNPQSPVEMLSPGPGTKMSSEFFQVRGGGDIAAMTGIAKSLLALDDAAVQNGGRRVLDTGFIAEHTSGFEEFEAYLRRTPWDKIVARSGIARADLERVARIYSEASAVIGNYGMGLTQHRHGTENVHMLCNLLLMRGNVGKPGAGVSPLRGHSNVQGQRTVGISEKPELVPLDKFAAFYQFEPPREKGRDTVETCEGVIDGSVKAFVGLGGNFVRAVPETGLIEEAWRRLRLHVQIATKLNRSHLIPGTVTYLLPCLSRIERDSQAGGEQHVSMEDSTACIHGSFGYRPPAGPDLLSEPRIVAELAKATVGGKSAVPWDEWVGDYSLIRNEIERCYPDHFKDFNKRFLAPGGFHRDIKASKRVWQTPNKKANFKAPTMLETDPDIDVSQSDVLTLITIRSNDQFNTTIYGYRDRLRGINGTRMVLLMNKRDMQRLGVSDGDEIDLQSAAEDGVERRVRGLRVTPYAIPPGNCAGYYPELNPLIPLWHRAEKAHVPAAKSVPVRLVPVSGQASK; encoded by the coding sequence ATGAAACCGTCCGTCACCGACCACGTCAAAATCAAACGATATAATCACCCAACCGGCGGTTGGGGATCGCTGAAGTCGCTCATACGCAAGGCACATGGCGAAGGTCTTCTCGTGTCGGGCATCTGGAGCACGCTGATGCGGCAGAACAAGTCCGACGGTTACATGTGTGTGTCCTGCTCCTGGGCCAAGCCAGCGGAGCCACGGCCTTTCGAGTTCTGCGAGAACGGCGCCAAGGCCACGCTCTGGGACCAGACCAAACGTCGCTGCGGGCCGGAATTCTTCGCCGCTCACCGGGTGAATGAGCTGCTCGACTGGCCCGATCATGACCTCGAAAAGCAGGGCCGGCTGGTCGAGCCAATGCGCTACAACGAGGCTACCGACAAATACGAGCCAGTGTCATGGGACGCGGCTTTCCGTGAAATCGGCAAGGAATTGAGAAAGCTCGATCCGCGATCCGTCGTCTTCTACACCTCCGGGCGGGCGTCGCTCGAAGCGTCGTTCATGTATCAGCTCTTCGCCCGCATTTACGGTTCGAGCAACCTGCCGGATTCCTCGAACATGTGTCACGAGTCGACGTCCGTGGGACTGCCGGAGTCCATCGGCTCGCCCGTCGGCACCGTGCAGTTGGAAGATTTCGCACATTGTGACCTCATGTTCTTCTTCGGGCACAACACCGGGGTCACCGCGCCGCGACTGCTGCATCCGATCGAAGAGGCGCGTCAGCGCGGTATTCCCGTGATTACCTTCAATCCCCTCCCCGAGCGCGGCCTCGAGCGATTCAAGAACCCGCAAAGCCCCGTCGAAATGCTGTCGCCCGGACCGGGCACCAAGATGTCGAGCGAGTTCTTCCAGGTGCGCGGCGGTGGCGATATCGCGGCCATGACCGGAATCGCGAAATCCCTTCTCGCGCTGGATGATGCCGCCGTGCAAAACGGCGGCCGGCGCGTTCTCGATACGGGCTTCATTGCGGAACACACGTCCGGCTTCGAAGAATTCGAAGCCTATCTGCGGCGCACGCCATGGGACAAGATCGTTGCACGTTCGGGCATCGCGCGCGCGGATCTGGAACGTGTCGCCAGGATCTACAGCGAGGCTTCCGCGGTGATCGGCAATTACGGCATGGGCCTGACACAGCATCGGCACGGCACCGAAAACGTCCACATGCTGTGCAATCTGTTGCTGATGCGCGGCAATGTCGGCAAACCGGGCGCCGGCGTTTCGCCGCTACGTGGTCATTCCAATGTGCAGGGTCAGCGCACGGTGGGCATTTCCGAAAAACCCGAGTTGGTGCCGCTCGACAAGTTCGCCGCGTTCTACCAATTCGAGCCACCCCGAGAAAAGGGCCGCGATACGGTGGAGACGTGCGAAGGCGTCATCGACGGATCCGTGAAGGCCTTCGTCGGCCTCGGCGGTAATTTCGTGCGCGCGGTTCCGGAGACGGGTCTCATCGAGGAGGCGTGGCGGCGTCTGCGACTGCACGTACAGATCGCAACGAAGCTCAACCGCAGCCATCTCATCCCCGGCACGGTCACCTATCTGCTTCCGTGCTTGTCACGGATCGAGCGGGACAGCCAGGCGGGCGGCGAGCAACATGTCTCGATGGAGGACTCGACGGCCTGCATTCACGGTTCGTTCGGCTACCGGCCGCCGGCGGGTCCCGATCTGCTTTCCGAGCCAAGGATCGTCGCCGAACTCGCCAAGGCTACGGTGGGCGGCAAAAGCGCTGTCCCGTGGGACGAATGGGTCGGCGACTACAGCCTTATCAGGAACGAGATCGAGCGTTGCTACCCGGACCACTTCAAGGACTTCAACAAACGTTTTTTGGCACCGGGAGGGTTCCACCGCGACATCAAGGCGTCGAAGCGGGTATGGCAGACGCCCAACAAGAAAGCCAACTTCAAGGCGCCGACCATGTTGGAGACCGATCCGGACATCGACGTCTCTCAGTCTGATGTGCTGACGCTCATTACGATCCGTTCAAACGATCAGTTCAACACCACGATTTATGGTTATCGCGACAGATTGCGCGGCATCAATGGAACGCGCATGGTTCTGCTGATGAACAAACGCGATATGCAACGGCTTGGGGTTTCCGACGGGGACGAGATCGATCTGCAATCGGCAGCCGAGGATGGGGTCGAGCGACGTGTCCGGGGCCTGAGGGTCACGCCTTACGCGATCCCTCCCGGAAATTGCGCAGGCTACTACCCGGAGCTCAATCCCTTGATTCCCTTGTGGCATCGGGCGGAGAAGGCGCATGTGCCCGCGGCCAAATCGGTGCCGGTAAGGTTGGTTCCTGTCTCCGGTCAGGCATCGAAGTAA
- a CDS encoding low affinity iron permease family protein yields the protein MMAVHPVREILTTTGTLTAKPWAFLILVGYTVAWIVFEHETLDWHGVATLVTWAMTLLIQRAEHRDTQALQAKLDELIRATGNARNDLTQIDKKEPEEIERKRSVDGRNDEHQRSAS from the coding sequence ATGATGGCTGTTCACCCCGTCCGAGAAATTCTGACCACAACCGGCACGCTGACGGCGAAGCCCTGGGCCTTTCTGATTCTTGTTGGTTACACCGTCGCGTGGATTGTCTTCGAGCATGAAACACTCGACTGGCATGGCGTCGCCACCCTCGTGACCTGGGCCATGACGCTTCTCATCCAGCGGGCGGAGCACCGCGATACCCAAGCCTTGCAGGCCAAGCTGGACGAGTTGATCCGCGCGACCGGTAATGCGCGCAACGATCTCACCCAAATCGACAAGAAAGAGCCGGAGGAAATCGAGCGAAAACGCTCGGTCGACGGGCGCAACGACGAGCATCAGCGGTCCGCTAGCTGA
- a CDS encoding c-type cytochrome, whose translation MLHIKLGRPHFAPQDWCIRTALFLAKSMAFLLVLLLAGVPPLWASEIDRGEYLARAADCIGCHTSEPSRPLAGGYRVPTPFGEVYSTNITPDRDTGIGLYTDDEFVSAVREGKRRDGADLYPAMPYDSFAQMSREDILAIKAYLFAQPPMHQPRPDNILPFPFSQRAIVKFWKIANWRGGGFAPDPSRDDEWNRGAYLVEVLGHCGACHTPRNMTLGMDRQKNLAGGSAGIWQAYNITSDPTAGVGGWSDAELGRFLKTGALPGKSYAGGPMAETVTNSLSHLPDGDIRAIVAYLRSVPAQAGEEKQPRSSQQGIAASAGPDGQNVPHGNITSDGAGLYASLCADCHRPDGRGSPDGGFPSLVHNTTTGAPTSQNVVMTILYGVQAGGVAGRPSMAAFADWLDDAQVASLANYVFVHFGNPEVNVAASDVRQMRAGAQTPETLMLICVEALVAACAALLLLCVWLLARRYLGRLLPGHVRA comes from the coding sequence ATGCTGCATATCAAGTTGGGTCGACCCCATTTTGCGCCGCAGGATTGGTGCATCCGGACGGCATTGTTCCTTGCGAAGTCCATGGCTTTCCTCTTGGTGCTGCTGCTGGCAGGCGTCCCGCCGCTTTGGGCCTCCGAGATCGATCGGGGCGAATATCTTGCGCGCGCCGCCGATTGCATCGGCTGCCACACCTCGGAACCAAGCCGGCCGCTGGCTGGCGGCTACCGGGTGCCGACGCCGTTCGGGGAGGTCTATTCGACGAATATCACGCCCGACCGCGACACCGGCATCGGGCTCTATACGGATGACGAGTTCGTCAGCGCGGTGCGGGAGGGCAAGCGGCGGGACGGCGCCGATCTCTATCCGGCCATGCCTTACGACAGCTTTGCGCAGATGAGCCGCGAGGACATTCTGGCCATTAAGGCCTACCTTTTCGCGCAGCCACCGATGCATCAACCCCGTCCCGATAACATCCTGCCCTTTCCTTTCAGCCAGCGTGCCATCGTGAAGTTCTGGAAGATCGCGAACTGGCGCGGCGGCGGGTTCGCTCCGGACCCGTCCCGCGACGACGAATGGAACAGGGGCGCCTACCTCGTCGAAGTGCTTGGCCATTGCGGCGCATGCCATACGCCGCGCAACATGACGCTGGGGATGGACAGGCAAAAGAACCTCGCCGGCGGCTCGGCGGGCATCTGGCAGGCCTACAACATCACGTCCGACCCGACAGCCGGCGTCGGCGGCTGGAGCGACGCCGAACTCGGGCGCTTTCTCAAGACCGGCGCTCTGCCCGGCAAGTCCTACGCCGGAGGGCCGATGGCCGAAACGGTGACCAACAGCCTGAGCCATCTGCCTGACGGCGACATCCGTGCAATCGTCGCCTATCTGCGCAGCGTACCGGCCCAAGCCGGCGAGGAGAAGCAGCCGCGGTCCTCACAGCAAGGCATCGCCGCCAGTGCCGGGCCGGACGGCCAAAACGTGCCGCACGGCAACATCACCTCCGACGGAGCCGGACTCTATGCCTCGCTCTGCGCCGATTGCCATCGACCTGATGGGCGCGGATCACCCGACGGCGGCTTCCCCTCGCTCGTCCACAACACGACGACGGGGGCGCCGACATCGCAAAACGTCGTGATGACGATCCTCTATGGCGTCCAGGCCGGAGGCGTCGCGGGCCGCCCTTCTATGGCCGCGTTCGCCGATTGGCTCGACGACGCCCAGGTGGCAAGCCTTGCCAACTATGTTTTCGTCCATTTCGGCAACCCCGAGGTCAACGTCGCGGCGTCCGATGTGCGCCAGATGCGGGCAGGCGCGCAAACCCCGGAAACACTGATGCTGATCTGCGTGGAGGCGCTCGTCGCCGCCTGCGCCGCGCTCCTGTTGCTTTGTGTGTGGCTGCTTGCCCGACGCTACCTGGGACGGCTCCTTCCAGGTCACGTCCGCGCGTAG
- a CDS encoding c-type cytochrome — translation MQAIRHRQRFSRHHTALRGLAGLLLFAGGLVFLLRVRPREAIPSSALDVASLPRDKIVTWSAAFLVGAVFVTGAYLAQAWRAEFLSEAQINQQTGGEAARAIPAMIRNGCGGCHEIPGVPGARGTVGPSLAGVSRRFYIGGTARTSSDVMIRWISRARDVDPKTAMPNTNLSPQEARDIAAYLYART, via the coding sequence ATGCAGGCCATCAGGCACCGGCAGCGTTTCTCGCGCCACCACACTGCGTTGCGTGGTCTGGCCGGGCTTCTGCTGTTTGCCGGAGGCCTCGTTTTTCTGCTGCGCGTGCGTCCACGCGAAGCCATTCCATCGAGCGCCTTGGACGTTGCTTCGTTGCCGCGAGACAAAATCGTGACATGGAGCGCCGCCTTTCTCGTGGGTGCCGTTTTCGTGACCGGTGCCTATCTCGCGCAGGCATGGCGCGCGGAGTTCCTGAGCGAGGCGCAGATCAACCAGCAGACCGGCGGCGAGGCTGCCCGGGCCATCCCGGCAATGATCCGCAACGGTTGCGGCGGATGCCATGAAATTCCCGGCGTGCCCGGAGCCAGAGGGACGGTCGGCCCGTCGCTGGCCGGCGTCTCCCGGCGGTTCTATATTGGCGGCACGGCGCGAACCTCCTCCGATGTGATGATACGCTGGATCAGCCGTGCACGGGACGTGGACCCGAAAACGGCCATGCCCAACACCAACCTGTCGCCGCAGGAGGCACGCGACATCGCTGCCTATCTCTACGCGCGGACGTGA
- the ctaD gene encoding cytochrome c oxidase subunit I, giving the protein MSAAEVELNAEELKGIRDTGLDDATLHASLSETWKTPDGLYGWLATVDHKRIAQRYVVTAFLFLILAGISALVMRLQLASPEAGRVGPDLYNQLFTMHGTTMMFLFAVPMMEGFAIYLVPLMIGSRNVAFPRLNAFSYWVYVSGGLMIWVAFAFNTGADAGWFSYVPLAGPEYGTGKRPDFWAQMVTYTEVSALAVAVEVIATVFKQRAPGMTLDRMPIYVWSALVMAFIILFAMPAVMVSSTMLILDRLVGTQFFNPASGGDVLLWQHLFWFFGHPEVYIIFIPATGFVSAILPAFVRRPVFGYLGIVLSLIGIGLLSFGLWVHHMFATGLPQLGESFFTASSMMIAIPSGIQIFCWIATIWGGRPILATPLLFVLGFIVTFVIGGLTGVMVASVPLDLQVHDTYFVVAHLHYVLVGGAVFPLLGAVYYWFPKITGRMLCERLGKWNFWLVFIGFNATFFPMHILGLQGMPRRVYTYPLESGWGGTNLFVSLCSLVLTAGFGVLFHNVVLSLRRGRLAGDNPWGASTLEWATASPPPSYNFPRIPVVDHREPLWKDAEVLPVAEGLRIDAREVIAGTVADAVPQIRQPSADNSIWPFLAAIAVGVAFLASIYTPWAVVWGSLPVAVTFIGWFWPKAIPEDEE; this is encoded by the coding sequence ATGAGCGCAGCCGAGGTCGAGCTCAACGCGGAGGAGCTCAAGGGCATACGCGACACGGGCCTCGACGACGCCACGCTTCATGCATCTCTGTCCGAGACCTGGAAGACACCCGATGGCCTCTACGGTTGGCTGGCGACCGTAGACCACAAGCGCATCGCCCAACGCTACGTCGTCACGGCCTTCCTGTTCCTTATCCTGGCCGGGATTTCCGCGCTCGTGATGCGCTTGCAGCTTGCTTCGCCCGAAGCGGGCCGCGTCGGCCCGGATCTGTACAATCAGCTTTTCACCATGCACGGCACGACGATGATGTTTCTCTTCGCCGTGCCGATGATGGAAGGCTTCGCCATCTACCTGGTGCCGTTGATGATCGGCTCGCGCAACGTCGCGTTTCCGCGCCTCAATGCCTTCAGCTATTGGGTCTATGTGTCGGGCGGATTGATGATCTGGGTGGCGTTTGCTTTCAACACCGGTGCCGATGCTGGGTGGTTTTCCTACGTACCGTTGGCAGGTCCCGAATACGGCACCGGCAAGCGCCCGGATTTCTGGGCACAGATGGTCACCTACACGGAGGTTTCGGCGCTTGCGGTGGCCGTGGAGGTCATTGCCACCGTCTTCAAGCAAAGAGCGCCGGGCATGACGCTGGACCGCATGCCGATCTATGTCTGGTCGGCTTTGGTGATGGCATTCATCATTCTCTTTGCGATGCCGGCGGTGATGGTGTCGAGCACGATGCTCATTCTCGACCGGCTCGTCGGGACGCAGTTCTTCAATCCGGCAAGCGGAGGCGACGTGCTTTTGTGGCAGCACCTCTTCTGGTTCTTCGGCCATCCGGAAGTCTACATCATCTTTATCCCGGCGACGGGCTTCGTTTCGGCTATCCTGCCTGCCTTCGTCCGCAGGCCGGTATTCGGCTACCTGGGGATCGTGCTGTCGCTTATAGGCATCGGGCTGCTGTCTTTCGGCCTGTGGGTGCATCACATGTTCGCCACCGGCCTGCCGCAGCTTGGCGAAAGCTTCTTCACCGCTTCCTCCATGATGATTGCCATCCCGAGCGGGATCCAGATCTTCTGCTGGATCGCCACGATTTGGGGCGGACGGCCGATCCTGGCAACGCCGCTCCTGTTCGTGCTCGGCTTTATTGTGACCTTCGTCATCGGCGGCTTGACCGGCGTCATGGTCGCGTCGGTGCCGCTCGATCTGCAGGTGCATGACACCTATTTCGTCGTCGCCCATCTGCACTACGTGCTGGTGGGCGGGGCGGTGTTTCCGCTGCTCGGCGCGGTCTACTATTGGTTTCCCAAGATCACCGGGCGCATGCTTTGCGAGCGGCTCGGGAAATGGAACTTCTGGCTGGTCTTCATCGGCTTCAATGCCACCTTCTTTCCGATGCACATTCTGGGCCTGCAAGGAATGCCGCGACGGGTCTACACCTATCCGCTCGAAAGCGGCTGGGGAGGCACGAACCTCTTCGTCAGCCTGTGCAGCCTCGTCCTGACTGCCGGGTTCGGAGTTCTCTTCCACAACGTCGTCCTTAGTCTCAGGCGCGGGCGCCTCGCCGGGGACAACCCCTGGGGCGCGAGCACGCTGGAATGGGCAACCGCCTCGCCGCCGCCGTCGTACAATTTCCCGCGCATTCCGGTGGTCGACCATCGCGAGCCGCTCTGGAAGGATGCCGAGGTACTTCCTGTCGCGGAGGGGCTGCGCATCGACGCACGCGAGGTGATAGCCGGTACCGTCGCCGATGCGGTGCCGCAAATCCGCCAACCCTCGGCCGACAATTCCATCTGGCCGTTTCTCGCCGCCATTGCGGTCGGCGTGGCTTTTCTGGCCTCGATCTATACGCCTTGGGCCGTGGTTTGGGGCTCCTTGCCGGTGGCGGTGACCTTCATCGGCTGGTTCTGGCCCAAGGCTATTCCGGAGGACGAGGAATGA
- a CDS encoding heme-copper oxidase subunit III → MKHRAVADISRLPTYDFGASTPMWWGTLAFIALEATGFALAIGAYLYLASVSPQWPIAAPPPDLFPGTAILVVLLISVVPNHMVEQLAKRQDLAKVRVGMIVMSAVGFLPLLLRIWEFAALEIRWDQNAYGSIIWFIIGLHTTHLLTDVGDTVVLAVLMFTDKGNTGRRFSDVADNAFYWDFVVASWVVLYFIIYWFPRM, encoded by the coding sequence ATGAAGCACCGCGCCGTTGCCGATATCAGCCGGCTGCCGACCTATGATTTCGGCGCGAGCACTCCCATGTGGTGGGGAACGCTGGCCTTCATCGCGCTCGAGGCGACCGGTTTTGCCCTCGCGATCGGCGCCTATCTCTATTTGGCGTCGGTCAGTCCGCAGTGGCCGATCGCCGCGCCGCCACCGGACCTGTTCCCGGGCACGGCCATACTGGTCGTTCTCCTCATCAGCGTCGTTCCCAATCACATGGTCGAGCAATTGGCAAAGAGGCAGGATCTGGCGAAGGTGCGCGTCGGCATGATCGTGATGTCAGCCGTTGGTTTCTTGCCTTTGCTGCTGCGCATCTGGGAGTTCGCGGCACTAGAGATCCGCTGGGACCAGAACGCCTACGGCTCGATAATCTGGTTCATCATCGGATTGCATACGACCCACCTGCTTACGGATGTCGGCGATACGGTCGTGCTTGCGGTCCTCATGTTTACGGACAAGGGCAACACGGGCCGACGTTTCAGCGATGTGGCCGACAATGCCTTCTACTGGGATTTCGTGGTCGCTTCCTGGGTCGTGCTCTATTTCATAATCTACTGGTTCCCGAGGATGTGA